GACCCCGAAGATGCTGGCGAGGTCGGTCTCCCCGGGCAGCTGCTCGGCGTCGGGGAGGAGCCCCAGGGCGATGGCGTCGGTGAGCCGGCGCACGACGAGCGCGGAGCGGCTCATCGACTCCAGCGGCGAGAAGACCGCCGCCGACGCACGCCCGTAGAACGGCACCGCCACGTCGAGCACTCCCTCTCGTGTTTCCGCCCGATGACAATTCGGGTCCATCCTGCCCGAACCCTTGTAACTATGAACTATGAAGTCATATGTTTCGAGAACTCCACGGCGTTCGACGAAAGGCAGCTGCGATGACCGTCCCCACCAGCGCTCCCGCGGAGGTGCGGTCCGCAGCCGGCACGCAGCCCGCGATCTCGCTGCGCGGCCTGCGCAAGACCTTCGGTGAGGTCGCCGCCGTCGACGGGGTCGACCTCGACATCGACGACGGCGAGTTCTTCTCGATGCTCGGTCCGTCGGGCTCGGGCAAGACCACGGTGCTGCGCCTGATCGCGGGCTTCGAGTCCGTCACGGCCGGGACGGTGGAGCTCGACGGCGTCGACGTGACCCGGGCGGCGCCCTTCGAGCGCGAGGTCCACACGGTCTTCCAGGACTACGCGCTCTTCCCGCACATGAGCGTGCTCGACAACGTCGCCTACGGCCTGCGGGTGCGCAAGATGGGCAAGCGCGACCGACGGGAGCGGGCCCGGCAGGCGCTGGAGACCGTGCGGCTCGACCACCTCGGCGACCGCAGCCCGGCCCAGCTGTCGGGGGGCCAGCGCCAGCGCGTCGCCCTCGCCCGGGCCGTGGTCCTGCAGCCGCGGGTGCTGCTGCTCGACGAGCCGCTCGGCGCCCTCGACCTGAAGCTGCGCGAGCAGATGCAGGTCGAGCTCAAGCAGCTGCAGCGCGACCTCGGCATCACCTTCGTCTTCGTCACCCACGACCAGGAGGAGGCCCTGACGCTGAGCGACCGGATCGCGGTCTTCGACCAGGGCCGGATCCAGCAGCTGGGCACGCCGCGCGAGATCTACGAGCACCCCACGTCGGCGTACGTCGCGGGCTTCGTCGGGACCACCAACCTGCTCGACCCGGAGACCTCGCAGCGCCTCCTCGGGGTGCGTGGTGACCACGCC
The Nocardioides marinisabuli genome window above contains:
- a CDS encoding ABC transporter ATP-binding protein, with the protein product MTVPTSAPAEVRSAAGTQPAISLRGLRKTFGEVAAVDGVDLDIDDGEFFSMLGPSGSGKTTVLRLIAGFESVTAGTVELDGVDVTRAAPFEREVHTVFQDYALFPHMSVLDNVAYGLRVRKMGKRDRRERARQALETVRLDHLGDRSPAQLSGGQRQRVALARAVVLQPRVLLLDEPLGALDLKLREQMQVELKQLQRDLGITFVFVTHDQEEALTLSDRIAVFDQGRIQQLGTPREIYEHPTSAYVAGFVGTTNLLDPETSQRLLGVRGDHAVRPERLHLSPVGEHTDVSADEVRLEAAVVESIYLGTGHRVHLRTEEGLELVVLEQAAGALDTRGHRGDTVTVRFARADVVPLSTST